In Vitis vinifera cultivar Pinot Noir 40024 chromosome 17, ASM3070453v1, one genomic interval encodes:
- the LOC132252773 gene encoding anther-specific proline-rich protein APG-like codes for MARTRGAKSSSPSSRKKSLRKEPVPDPIFEPSQPKAISPPVKPAPPKPPARRYLTRSGGRPLQKRPRVESSEPIDLTEQFPEPSPVPTPVSSPVSSPVPSPVPSPVPSPAPPAEPKEPQPPLPEPQIPAEIAPEEVIRRPMLTQSPIEGNLDCRARSFHSELCFDIATFRLQPELAQTFNLLRRYHMEHLLTPRDFFYPRLQLHFDLPPAVELSTSTTAVPHSHSAEPQAPSEAPAEEADPSA; via the exons atggcgcgaaccagaggggctaagtcttcctctccttcaagcCGCAAGAAAAGCctgcgaaaggagccagttCCAGATCCCATCTTTGAGCCTTCGCAGCCGAAAGCAATTTCTCCTCCGGTGAAGCCCGCGCCACCAAAGCCTCCGGCGAGACGTTACCTTACCAGGTCAGGGGGTCGACCGCTGCAGAAGAGACCAAGGGTTGAAAGCTCAGAACCCATTGACTTGACGGAGCAATTTCCAGAGCCATCGCCGGTTCCAACTCCAGTATCCTCGCCAGTTTCATCGCCGGTCCCATCTCCAGTTCCATCTCCGGTGCCATCTCCGGCGCCGCCAGCAGAGCCTAAAGAGCCTCAGCCACCGcttcccgagccccaaattccaGCTGAAATAGCTCCGGAAGAAGTAATCAGGCGGCCAATGCTAACTCAGTccccaattgagggaaatttggattgtagaGCTCGgtcattccactccgagctatGCTTTGACATAGCCACATTCCGATTGCAGCCAGAGCTTGCACAGACATTCAACCTGCTGAGGAGATATCACATGGAGCACCTACTGACTCcgagagactttttctaccccagg CTTCAGCTTCATTTCGACCTGCCACCAGCTGTTGAGCTCTCCACTTCTACCACAGCAGTGCCACACTCTCATTCAGCAGAGCCTCAGGCCCCATCTGAAGCACCAGctgaagaggcagacccatctgcctag